In the Rhizobium sp. CB3090 genome, one interval contains:
- a CDS encoding ATP-binding protein, producing MPQLFWKFFRVIWLTLAVSVAVIIGIVKFLQAAPFEREMAEERRTLVLNLAANVLAKDGEDAATRFVRTSEETLPLGLSISKVADAAACAAKSAADTKSVEREGACYRISVPNPMGFSVKDLAPLIPWFTILVASTLSAGALARYLVRPVVHLRDGLSALAHGRFDVRIGDKMGRRKDEVTALAHDFDSTAARLQELQEAQQRLFHDVSHELRSPLSRLQAVVGVLRQSPAKLSAMLDRIDREVERLDELVGEVLTLARLTARSTSPLKTQTLDVIELMNEILGDAAFEAEAKDVSITPDVDGVFLAEVEGELIYRALENVLRNAVKYTAEHSHISVLCEPTTDLLKICVTDQGQGVRRDELERIFQPFSRGNDAMPKGGYGLGLAITRQAIERHGGRAYASLPPGGGLAITLEIPRKPAKHA from the coding sequence ATGCCTCAACTTTTCTGGAAATTTTTCAGGGTCATCTGGCTCACACTCGCGGTATCTGTTGCCGTCATAATCGGGATCGTCAAGTTTCTTCAGGCGGCTCCCTTCGAGCGAGAGATGGCAGAGGAGCGGCGGACGCTGGTCTTGAACCTGGCCGCGAACGTACTTGCAAAGGATGGCGAAGACGCCGCTACGCGCTTCGTGCGCACGAGCGAAGAGACGTTGCCGCTCGGGCTATCCATTTCAAAGGTCGCCGACGCTGCAGCGTGTGCGGCTAAGAGCGCCGCCGATACGAAATCCGTTGAAAGAGAGGGGGCTTGCTATCGAATTTCGGTGCCGAACCCAATGGGGTTCAGCGTCAAGGATCTTGCTCCACTGATACCCTGGTTTACCATCCTGGTCGCCAGCACGCTGTCGGCGGGTGCGCTGGCGCGTTACCTCGTTCGTCCGGTCGTGCATCTTCGCGACGGCCTGAGCGCGCTTGCACACGGCCGCTTCGACGTTCGTATCGGCGACAAGATGGGTCGTCGCAAGGACGAGGTCACCGCCCTTGCACATGATTTCGATTCCACGGCGGCTAGATTGCAGGAGCTTCAGGAGGCGCAGCAGAGACTTTTCCACGATGTATCCCATGAACTGCGCTCACCTTTGTCTCGCCTGCAGGCCGTCGTGGGCGTTTTGCGGCAGAGCCCGGCGAAGCTTAGTGCCATGTTGGACCGCATCGACCGCGAAGTCGAGCGGCTCGATGAATTGGTGGGTGAAGTCCTGACGCTTGCCAGGTTAACGGCTCGATCCACCAGTCCGCTGAAAACGCAGACACTGGATGTTATCGAGCTCATGAACGAGATTCTCGGTGATGCAGCGTTCGAGGCGGAGGCCAAAGATGTTTCAATCACACCAGATGTTGACGGCGTCTTCCTGGCCGAAGTCGAGGGCGAACTGATCTACCGGGCGCTCGAAAACGTCCTGCGCAACGCCGTCAAGTATACTGCTGAACATTCGCACATATCCGTCCTCTGCGAGCCCACGACCGATCTCCTCAAGATCTGCGTCACAGATCAGGGACAGGGTGTTCGGCGAGACGAACTCGAACGCATCTTCCAGCCATTTTCCCGCGGTAACGACGCGATGCCGAAAGGCGGATACGGCTTGGGCCTTGCGATCACCAGGCAGGCTATCGAGCGCCATGGAGGACGCGCATATGCTTCCCTGCCGCCGGGAGGCGGCCTGGCGATTACGCTCGAAATTCCTCGGAAGCCGGCGAAACACGCCTAA
- a CDS encoding type II toxin-antitoxin system HipA family toxin: MVTKADATEAFVWTWLPGATEPVVAGRLDQDGERLLFTYGASYRRRQNAISIYEPELPLQEGVIAPIDGLSMPSCIRDGSPDAWGRRVIINRLTGKRPDAASVAETSELTFLLQSGSDRIGALDFQASATEYVPRLAAQASLVELMEAADLVEKGVPLPPAFDQALNYRTSIGGARPKALIDDGTKKFIAKFSATSDTYSVVKAEFIAMKLASACGLDAASVSMTRAAQKEVLLIERFDRTHTKDGWTRHAMVSALTMLGLDEMMARYASYEDLAELIRHRFTAPKDTLKELYGRICFNVLCGNTDDHARNHAAFWDGRMLTLTPAYDICPQGRTGNEATQAMLIKGDVRASTLATCLAAAPDYHLKEAEASALIERQINVIAEHWQAVCDEADLNPVDRKLFAGRQFLNNYALDGLDGHNVLQDAFRAARDALIAGEGS, encoded by the coding sequence ATGGTGACTAAAGCGGACGCCACTGAAGCCTTTGTCTGGACATGGCTGCCGGGGGCGACGGAACCGGTGGTGGCGGGCCGCCTCGACCAGGACGGCGAGCGCCTGCTCTTCACTTATGGCGCAAGCTACCGGCGCCGCCAGAACGCCATTTCCATCTATGAACCGGAACTGCCGCTTCAGGAAGGCGTCATCGCGCCCATCGACGGTTTGTCGATGCCGAGCTGCATTCGCGACGGCTCGCCCGACGCCTGGGGGCGCCGGGTCATCATCAACAGGTTGACGGGCAAAAGACCTGACGCCGCCAGCGTGGCGGAGACAAGCGAGCTGACCTTTCTGCTCCAGTCAGGATCCGACCGGATTGGCGCGCTCGATTTTCAGGCGTCGGCCACGGAATATGTCCCGCGCCTTGCGGCGCAAGCATCGCTCGTCGAGCTCATGGAAGCGGCCGACCTCGTCGAAAAAGGCGTCCCCCTGCCCCCGGCGTTCGACCAGGCTCTCAATTACCGCACTTCGATCGGCGGTGCTCGCCCCAAGGCGCTGATCGATGACGGCACGAAGAAGTTCATCGCCAAATTCTCGGCAACCAGCGACACGTATAGCGTCGTGAAGGCCGAGTTCATCGCGATGAAGCTCGCGAGCGCCTGCGGGCTTGATGCGGCATCCGTGTCGATGACTCGTGCCGCGCAAAAGGAAGTGCTGCTTATTGAGCGCTTCGACCGTACGCACACGAAGGATGGCTGGACGAGACACGCCATGGTCTCGGCGCTGACCATGCTCGGCCTTGACGAGATGATGGCCCGCTACGCCTCCTACGAGGACTTGGCCGAACTGATCCGCCACCGTTTCACCGCCCCGAAGGACACGCTCAAGGAGCTCTACGGGCGGATCTGCTTCAACGTGCTGTGCGGCAATACCGACGATCATGCCCGCAACCATGCGGCGTTCTGGGACGGAAGGATGCTGACACTGACGCCGGCCTATGACATCTGTCCGCAAGGCCGTACCGGCAACGAAGCCACTCAGGCCATGCTGATCAAGGGCGATGTCCGCGCCAGCACGCTGGCGACCTGCCTTGCGGCCGCGCCGGACTATCACCTAAAAGAGGCGGAAGCGTCCGCGCTGATCGAACGGCAGATCAACGTCATCGCCGAACACTGGCAGGCGGTCTGCGACGAAGCGGATCTCAACCCCGTCGACCGCAAGCTGTTCGCCGGGCGCCAGTTCCTCAACAACTACGCCCTAGACGGGCTGGATGGTCACAATGTGTTGCAAGACGCATTCCGTGCCGCGCGGGATGCGCTGATCGCCGGCGAAGGCTCCTAA
- a CDS encoding NAD(P)-dependent alcohol dehydrogenase, translated as MKRVQYDRYGGPEKMYIGKADLPQLGSKQVRVIVSAAAINPFDWKLRKGVMKLFMSRKFPKGMGTDFAGVVAAVGSDVRDISVGDEVFGTMDFKESGAFAEEVVLDSHLVAKKPIRLSFQEAACLPIPVMTAWAAVFDKAKASKGSRLFIHGCTGAVGASAVQLALARGVKVSGACGTASVESAKAAGVDPVFAYADKQLQAQNGKFDAVFDTLGTLAIGEGLAMLKKDGVFVDINPTPGRMMRGMLSRRYKLAFATMGIKHLSAIAELASEGALRPTIGLVVPFADALSAIAAVETGTRIPGKVVLAL; from the coding sequence ATGAAAAGAGTACAGTATGACCGCTACGGCGGCCCGGAGAAGATGTATATCGGCAAAGCCGACCTGCCTCAGCTCGGGAGCAAGCAGGTGCGGGTCATCGTAAGTGCCGCGGCAATAAATCCTTTTGATTGGAAGCTGCGCAAAGGCGTTATGAAATTGTTCATGAGCAGGAAGTTTCCGAAAGGTATGGGAACAGATTTCGCCGGGGTCGTTGCCGCTGTCGGCAGTGATGTGAGGGACATCAGTGTCGGTGATGAAGTTTTCGGAACGATGGACTTCAAGGAATCCGGCGCCTTTGCGGAGGAGGTCGTCCTGGATTCTCATTTGGTGGCGAAAAAGCCCATACGGCTTTCGTTCCAGGAGGCGGCGTGCCTGCCAATTCCGGTAATGACTGCATGGGCCGCTGTGTTCGATAAAGCCAAAGCCTCGAAAGGATCGCGCCTTTTCATCCACGGTTGTACAGGTGCTGTAGGCGCGTCCGCCGTGCAGTTGGCGCTAGCTCGTGGAGTAAAAGTAAGCGGCGCATGCGGCACGGCTTCCGTGGAAAGTGCGAAAGCAGCCGGCGTCGATCCTGTATTTGCCTACGCCGACAAGCAACTGCAGGCTCAGAATGGAAAATTCGACGCCGTGTTCGACACGCTTGGGACGTTGGCCATTGGCGAAGGTCTCGCGATGCTCAAGAAGGACGGCGTTTTTGTCGACATCAATCCTACGCCCGGCAGGATGATGCGTGGGATGCTCTCCAGACGCTACAAGCTCGCCTTCGCGACCATGGGGATCAAGCACCTGTCGGCAATCGCGGAGCTTGCGAGCGAGGGTGCATTGCGCCCGACTATCGGCCTTGTAGTACCATTTGCCGATGCCTTATCCGCGATCGCGGCGGTCGAAACAGGAACACGAATTCCGGGCAAAGTCGTTCTGGCTTTATGA
- a CDS encoding PadR family transcriptional regulator, translating into MSSIRLFILSSFADLGPMHGHRLRQEAERKRVPFWTDIPVGAVYGAMNRLATEGLLREAGREQEGNRPTRQLYEITDEGRRVLTDLRRDGLTEIWFKYDPFDLALTRTDPAKLDELPTLLADRLARMKALLEERRGMIEQAMPFIGVAEEWAVRHTERRMEAEVEYLADLVAALPDLIADELNPRPRKEKP; encoded by the coding sequence ATGTCATCGATCAGGCTTTTCATCCTATCTTCCTTCGCCGATCTCGGCCCGATGCACGGTCATCGTCTGAGGCAGGAGGCTGAGCGCAAGCGTGTGCCGTTTTGGACCGACATTCCAGTCGGGGCGGTCTACGGGGCCATGAACCGGCTCGCCACTGAGGGTCTGTTGCGCGAGGCAGGGCGTGAGCAGGAAGGCAATCGCCCCACTCGTCAGCTTTACGAAATCACTGATGAAGGAAGGCGCGTTTTGACTGACCTCAGGCGGGATGGCTTGACGGAGATCTGGTTTAAGTACGATCCGTTCGACCTCGCGCTCACTCGCACCGATCCAGCCAAGTTGGATGAGCTTCCGACCCTCTTGGCGGACCGACTTGCAAGGATGAAGGCGCTGCTCGAAGAGCGGCGGGGTATGATTGAGCAAGCCATGCCCTTTATCGGAGTGGCGGAGGAGTGGGCGGTCCGCCATACAGAGCGCCGGATGGAGGCGGAGGTGGAATATCTTGCCGACCTCGTCGCCGCTCTTCCGGACCTCATTGCCGATGAGCTGAATCCCCGGCCGCGCAAGGAAAAGCCGTAG
- a CDS encoding MBL fold metallo-hydrolase, with product MANDKPQSPSLEDIRRYIQRWGEEPLAVHRLRSNVYWADGAGGNSGIVVGRHGVIVIDAKVCPDAGKRLLEEVARITSNPVTHVILTHGDGDHVMGLARFPAGLTIIAHEKCKSDMQAANATGLMGTLPSAALPNHTFTASESLTLEGVRFELLHFGPSHTGGDAVIYLPDQKVIFSGDILAWGGSPTPTIHEEKHGSAIGWLTTVREMLKLPADTFVTGHGDVQTKSEVQQKLDQFQKQYDEIKAMIARGKSLDEVEEAMAADTTAPPAGGLRLPSFASVAYHQLTRFEDTPLER from the coding sequence ATGGCAAATGATAAGCCGCAATCGCCCTCTCTCGAAGATATCCGACGCTATATCCAGAGGTGGGGCGAGGAGCCGTTGGCGGTTCACAGGCTACGGAGTAACGTCTATTGGGCTGACGGTGCAGGCGGAAATTCCGGCATCGTGGTTGGGCGTCACGGCGTTATCGTCATCGACGCCAAGGTCTGCCCCGATGCAGGGAAAAGGCTTCTGGAGGAAGTCGCTCGGATCACATCAAATCCCGTCACGCATGTCATCCTCACGCATGGCGATGGCGATCATGTCATGGGGCTTGCGAGGTTTCCCGCAGGCCTGACCATCATTGCTCACGAGAAATGCAAGTCGGACATGCAGGCTGCCAACGCTACCGGCCTGATGGGCACGCTGCCTAGTGCCGCTCTGCCGAACCACACCTTCACGGCAAGTGAATCCTTAACCCTCGAGGGTGTCCGCTTTGAACTTCTCCACTTCGGCCCGTCGCATACTGGTGGAGACGCCGTCATCTACCTCCCGGATCAGAAGGTGATTTTCTCCGGTGACATTCTCGCCTGGGGCGGCAGTCCAACTCCCACCATACATGAAGAGAAACATGGTTCGGCGATCGGCTGGCTGACCACCGTGCGGGAGATGCTCAAGCTCCCTGCGGACACCTTCGTGACCGGGCACGGCGACGTACAGACGAAATCGGAGGTCCAGCAGAAGCTCGATCAGTTTCAGAAACAGTATGATGAGATCAAGGCCATGATTGCGCGGGGGAAATCCCTGGATGAGGTGGAGGAGGCAATGGCCGCAGATACGACCGCGCCACCAGCGGGAGGTCTCCGGCTACCTAGTTTCGCCTCGGTCGCTTATCATCAGCTTACGAGATTCGAGGATACGCCCCTCGAGCGGTAG
- a CDS encoding HAD hydrolase-like protein, translating to MPYAASNLLLDLDGTLVDSQPGILSSCRAALRVLGHETDPEMNISSIIGPPIEDVMRYLLSSFGDDRVTEAVEAYRADYGTRGLLLSELYPGIREAIVELHSRDVGLFLATSKRKTFAERILENHGLLGLFQGIYGSVPGAGLDHKPELLAHILQDTGLPAKDCLMVGDRKYDIAGAHANQMRAVGVLWGYGGREELELAGADLLVDAPAELTSLAGSDVALSRRPPHGEGGRW from the coding sequence GTGCCCTATGCCGCTTCGAACCTCCTCCTTGATCTCGATGGGACACTGGTTGATTCCCAACCGGGCATCCTCTCGAGCTGCCGCGCGGCGCTGCGGGTGCTCGGCCATGAAACGGACCCGGAGATGAATATCAGCTCGATCATCGGCCCGCCGATCGAGGACGTGATGCGGTATCTTCTCAGTTCTTTCGGCGATGATCGTGTCACCGAAGCGGTGGAAGCCTACAGAGCCGACTACGGAACCCGCGGCCTCCTATTAAGTGAGCTCTACCCTGGAATAAGAGAGGCGATCGTCGAGCTGCATTCTCGAGACGTCGGTCTCTTCCTGGCAACCTCCAAACGGAAAACCTTCGCAGAACGAATTCTTGAAAATCACGGCCTATTGGGTCTCTTTCAAGGGATATACGGCTCGGTGCCCGGAGCTGGCCTGGACCATAAGCCTGAGCTGTTGGCGCATATCCTGCAGGATACCGGGTTGCCCGCCAAGGACTGCCTGATGGTGGGGGATCGAAAATACGACATCGCCGGGGCTCACGCGAACCAGATGCGCGCCGTCGGCGTCCTTTGGGGTTACGGCGGCCGAGAGGAACTTGAGCTTGCCGGCGCGGATCTCCTCGTTGATGCACCGGCCGAATTGACGTCGCTAGCCGGGTCGGACGTGGCGCTCTCCCGTCGTCCGCCGCACGGTGAAGGAGGTCGATGGTGA
- a CDS encoding aldo/keto reductase, with protein MALTVVGAPIRSTSLTETYFVAEKIADLIGVNAVSSYKVTEFRIGGDLLIKRMGFGAMRLAAKGFRGPARDPATGRTVLRRAVELGANLIDTAAFYHSGDKTVRANRLIQEALHPYPSNLVIASKVGHVFDPDGGHRTATGVDMRRLIEENLQDLGLDRLDLVYLRIGEMAPPHGESIAERFQALAALQEEGLIRHLGLSNIDADHLAEARAIAPVVAVQNNFHIAKRGDIALVKTCEAENIAFSPFFPLGGGMTHIDDGRLARIASRHQATINQIALAWLLALSPVMIAIPGTGSIAHLEENMAAADIVLKEEDLAELA; from the coding sequence GTGGCACTGACCGTTGTCGGGGCGCCGATCAGATCAACATCACTGACGGAAACCTATTTCGTCGCTGAAAAAATTGCCGACCTTATTGGAGTAAACGCTGTGTCATCGTACAAAGTTACCGAATTTCGGATCGGTGGAGACCTACTCATCAAGCGGATGGGATTCGGCGCGATGCGCCTTGCGGCGAAAGGATTCCGCGGCCCGGCGCGCGATCCCGCTACCGGCCGCACTGTGCTGCGCCGCGCCGTCGAGCTCGGCGCCAATCTCATCGATACCGCCGCCTTCTATCATAGCGGCGACAAAACTGTTCGCGCGAACAGGCTAATTCAAGAGGCGCTTCATCCGTACCCGTCGAACCTCGTGATCGCGTCCAAAGTCGGGCACGTCTTCGACCCGGATGGTGGCCATCGGACCGCGACTGGCGTCGACATGCGCCGACTGATCGAGGAAAACCTTCAAGACCTCGGTCTGGACAGGCTAGATCTAGTCTATCTGCGCATCGGCGAAATGGCTCCACCCCACGGCGAGTCAATCGCCGAACGTTTCCAGGCTCTTGCAGCACTGCAAGAGGAAGGCCTGATCCGTCACCTCGGCCTCAGCAACATCGATGCTGACCATCTTGCCGAAGCGCGCGCGATTGCGCCGGTTGTCGCCGTGCAGAACAACTTTCATATTGCCAAACGCGGAGATATCGCGCTTGTAAAGACCTGCGAAGCCGAGAATATCGCCTTTAGCCCGTTCTTTCCCCTCGGTGGAGGAATGACGCACATCGACGACGGCCGCCTGGCGCGGATCGCCAGCCGTCATCAGGCAACAATCAACCAGATTGCGCTCGCCTGGCTGCTGGCTCTCTCACCGGTAATGATTGCCATCCCCGGCACCGGGTCCATTGCTCACCTAGAAGAAAACATGGCCGCCGCCGACATTGTTCTGAAGGAAGAAGACCTGGCCGAGCTCGCCTGA
- a CDS encoding alpha/beta fold hydrolase has product MSDAQNTVHWTSSKFSETLMMDALLKHILGLMQYGMSDLGEVFEVIGQLEPNNEECWINAWSAVARRLQSRAEAADRDGRRHTASTTYLRAATYWRASLMYFSHPEDWRLSEHACASSKCYGRYLELSGYPGKHVEIPYEGTFLPGHFFRSPVAGDTAPLLIITPGRDTWADDTCWVYDAAIRRGIHCLVYDGPGQGFSLRLNNLYFRPDWENVVKPVVDFALEIPGVDPSRIGLMGLSFGAFLSVRAAAFERRLKICVADPGSLSWAEAILNHFPPPIRQVLIGDGPDVLREAFTWTAQHTSLRWLVRDYAWKHGVREQDVFKALLAYDNTSVVEQIECETLVIDGTEEIARGQAQRLFDALKCPKHYLLFDADSTAQAHCQIGAYSTASAYLFDWLEERL; this is encoded by the coding sequence ATGTCAGACGCTCAAAACACGGTTCATTGGACATCCTCCAAGTTCAGCGAGACTTTGATGATGGATGCCCTGCTGAAACATATCCTCGGCCTGATGCAGTACGGCATGTCCGACCTCGGCGAGGTCTTTGAAGTCATCGGGCAGTTGGAACCCAACAATGAAGAGTGCTGGATCAATGCGTGGAGCGCCGTAGCGCGCCGTCTGCAAAGCCGGGCCGAAGCGGCCGATCGGGACGGTAGAAGACACACTGCCTCCACGACGTACCTCCGCGCAGCGACGTACTGGCGCGCCTCCTTGATGTACTTCAGCCATCCTGAAGATTGGCGTCTCAGCGAACATGCGTGCGCCAGTTCCAAGTGCTATGGGCGATACCTGGAGCTATCTGGATATCCTGGAAAGCATGTCGAGATCCCTTACGAAGGTACATTCCTTCCAGGACATTTCTTCAGATCTCCTGTTGCCGGAGACACCGCTCCGCTGCTCATCATCACGCCGGGTCGCGACACCTGGGCTGACGACACGTGCTGGGTCTACGATGCCGCCATCCGGCGCGGAATACATTGCCTGGTGTATGATGGTCCAGGCCAAGGGTTCTCATTGAGGCTCAACAATCTGTATTTCCGGCCCGACTGGGAGAACGTCGTCAAACCCGTCGTCGATTTCGCGCTGGAAATCCCTGGGGTCGATCCGTCGAGGATCGGCCTTATGGGCTTGAGTTTCGGCGCCTTCCTTTCCGTACGAGCCGCAGCTTTCGAAAGACGCCTCAAGATATGTGTCGCCGACCCCGGATCCTTGAGTTGGGCAGAGGCTATTCTCAACCACTTCCCACCACCCATTCGCCAAGTTCTCATCGGAGACGGGCCAGACGTTCTTCGAGAGGCGTTTACCTGGACTGCCCAGCACACTTCCCTCAGGTGGCTCGTCAGAGATTATGCTTGGAAACACGGTGTACGGGAGCAGGATGTGTTCAAAGCGCTCCTGGCCTATGACAACACATCCGTGGTCGAGCAGATCGAATGCGAGACACTCGTCATTGACGGCACGGAAGAAATCGCGAGAGGCCAGGCGCAGAGGCTCTTTGATGCTCTCAAATGCCCCAAGCACTACCTATTGTTTGACGCGGATTCGACCGCACAGGCTCATTGCCAGATCGGCGCTTACTCCACGGCCTCGGCATATTTGTTCGACTGGCTTGAGGAGCGGCTTTGA
- a CDS encoding 4Fe-4S binding protein, translated as MSSRLSRIFADTFEGQPLFTKFAATLNTAACEDCGLCVSACPERAIRLQRASA; from the coding sequence ATGTCTTCGAGATTGTCTCGCATCTTCGCCGACACGTTCGAAGGCCAGCCGCTTTTTACCAAATTCGCCGCCACACTAAACACCGCCGCCTGCGAAGATTGCGGCCTCTGCGTTTCCGCCTGCCCCGAGCGCGCCATTCGCCTGCAACGCGCCAGCGCCTGA
- a CDS encoding DUF3313 domain-containing protein → MGFNFQLPQTHAQTILCLILLSTLSACANVPLQQKGTLGSYTGMTTSGGALTKAKLRVDPQPVLAAKTVRILRTSTQIGNASAIQPKDLALVSNAIDRTLCTDLADRFKIVSSDQPADLTVHATVTDIVTTNKTVAASSTVASLGATAAALPVPIPRIPVGLGGLSVEAEALAQDGSQKAAMLWSRGANMLTTPRYSSVGDAYSLSSAFSNDFSRMLVKGKDPFKGMPAIPSMQRMRVSLGGAPKYDACKAFGSAPGITGAVAGQLGLPPNWSDKGAAVRQ, encoded by the coding sequence ATGGGCTTTAATTTCCAGCTACCCCAAACACACGCGCAGACAATACTCTGTCTGATACTGCTATCAACGCTTTCGGCCTGTGCAAACGTGCCGCTACAACAAAAAGGCACGCTCGGCTCCTATACGGGTATGACTACGTCCGGGGGCGCGCTGACGAAAGCGAAGCTGCGGGTAGATCCGCAGCCAGTTCTCGCTGCGAAGACGGTGCGCATCTTGCGCACCTCCACGCAGATCGGCAACGCCAGCGCGATCCAGCCCAAAGATCTGGCGCTCGTCTCCAATGCCATCGACCGGACGCTTTGCACCGATCTCGCCGACCGCTTCAAGATCGTCAGCTCGGACCAACCGGCGGATCTCACCGTCCATGCTACCGTCACCGACATCGTTACCACGAATAAAACGGTGGCAGCGAGCTCTACGGTGGCATCTCTCGGCGCGACTGCCGCAGCACTGCCGGTTCCTATTCCCCGAATACCGGTCGGCCTTGGGGGCCTATCGGTCGAAGCAGAAGCGCTTGCTCAGGACGGATCGCAGAAGGCGGCAATGCTCTGGTCGCGCGGCGCAAACATGCTAACGACGCCCCGATACTCCAGCGTGGGCGATGCCTACTCCCTGTCATCTGCATTCTCCAACGACTTCAGCCGGATGCTGGTCAAGGGGAAGGACCCTTTCAAGGGAATGCCGGCGATACCGTCGATGCAAAGGATGCGAGTCTCGCTTGGCGGTGCTCCGAAATACGACGCCTGCAAGGCGTTCGGATCTGCCCCCGGCATCACGGGCGCAGTCGCCGGCCAGCTTGGCCTGCCGCCAAACTGGAGCGACAAGGGCGCCGCGGTCCGCCAATAG
- a CDS encoding MBL fold metallo-hydrolase: protein MPWPKRIDVETTVPERRVSGLRATMVGHATVLIQAAGLNVLTDPVWSERAGPYGCIGRSRTTAPGITFADLPPIDVVLLSHNHYDHLDLPTLKRLHERNAPLIITPLGNDALVRRVIPQAKIVTGNWGSRFDLSNSVSADIVPANHWSARGLGDRRMALWGGFMLRTPAGLVYFAGDTGYGTGAIFETMRAAYGRPDLALIPIGAYAPRWFMAPQHVDPAEAVLIMRSLEARKALGIHWGTFRLTDEPWDEPPRLLAQALASHGMIPTCFEAFRPGQVVDVDAASE, encoded by the coding sequence GTGCCATGGCCCAAGCGCATAGACGTTGAAACGACCGTACCGGAGCGCCGCGTTTCTGGCCTGCGCGCCACGATGGTTGGGCACGCGACGGTACTCATTCAGGCGGCCGGCCTGAATGTCTTGACGGATCCCGTCTGGTCTGAACGGGCAGGGCCTTATGGCTGTATCGGCCGAAGTCGGACCACCGCGCCCGGCATCACATTCGCGGATCTGCCGCCAATCGATGTGGTCCTGCTCTCCCACAATCACTATGACCACCTCGACTTGCCGACTTTGAAAAGGCTGCATGAGCGTAATGCCCCTCTTATCATCACGCCCTTGGGCAACGATGCCCTGGTCCGCCGCGTCATTCCCCAAGCCAAAATCGTGACGGGCAACTGGGGCAGCCGTTTCGACCTATCAAACAGCGTCTCCGCAGACATCGTGCCGGCCAATCACTGGTCGGCGCGTGGGCTGGGTGACCGCCGAATGGCCCTGTGGGGCGGCTTTATGTTGAGAACCCCTGCCGGCCTCGTCTACTTCGCCGGCGATACCGGATATGGCACCGGTGCGATTTTCGAGACCATGCGCGCGGCTTACGGCCGACCCGATCTGGCACTGATCCCGATTGGCGCCTATGCGCCTCGCTGGTTCATGGCGCCGCAACATGTCGACCCCGCCGAAGCCGTGTTGATCATGCGGTCGCTGGAGGCCCGCAAGGCTCTGGGCATCCACTGGGGCACCTTTCGGCTGACAGACGAGCCCTGGGACGAGCCGCCTCGATTACTTGCTCAGGCTCTGGCGTCGCACGGCATGATCCCGACTTGCTTCGAGGCCTTCCGGCCGGGGCAAGTTGTCGATGTCGATGCGGCATCAGAATAG